In the Anguilla anguilla isolate fAngAng1 chromosome 7, fAngAng1.pri, whole genome shotgun sequence genome, one interval contains:
- the LOC118231099 gene encoding forkhead box protein D1-like yields MDADAAWAGPESTRAQNGRRGPPSPRPGDAAQEGGGAGGVSGKPPLSYIAMIAQVILASPAQKLNLAAIYADVEARFPYYRGRGQGWKNSVRHNLSLNGCFVKLGRCEDGKGSYWGIHPAHRGRFLRGDFRQHRKASRSRRKRGIPEGDGGGDLTCWGAPPCPGPCPQCPFQLQWAPRTLPPHPGPVSWSPGALGDAGRWGYGWFPWRPPGWGAGNAALGGVEGLCSSLCVRPPPPPPNLCSWQWAAPDFRDRGYPWTCITGPAYPI; encoded by the coding sequence ATGGACGCGGACGCGGCGTGGGCTGGACCCGAGAGCACCCGGGCGCAGAACGGGCGGAGGGGGCCGCCGAGCCCCCGTCCAGGGGACGCCGCGCAGGAAGgagggggcgcggggggcgTTTCGGGGAAGCCGCCCCTGTCCTACATCGCCATGATCGCCCAGGTGATCCTGGCCTCCCCCGCGCAGAAGCTGAACCTGGCCGCCATCTACGCGGACGTGGAGGCGCGCTTCCCCTActacagggggcggggccagggctgGAAGAACAGCGTCCGTCACAACCTGTCGCTGAACGGCTGCTTTGTGAAGCTGGGGCGCTGCGAGGACGGGAAGGGCAGCTACTGGGGGATCCACCCCGCCCACCGGGGCCGTTTCCTGCGGGGGGACTTCAGGCAGCACAGGAAGGCCAGCCGGAGCCGGAGGAAGAGGGGGATCCcggagggggatgggggcggcGACCTCACCTGCTGGGGGGCGCCGCCCTGCCCGGGACCCTGCCCCCAGTGCCCCTTCCAGCTGCAGTGGGCACCCAGGACGCTCCCCCCTCATCCCGGCCCTGTGTCGTGGAGCCCGGGCGCCCTGGGGGATGCTGGGAGATGGGGCTATGGGTGGTTTCCGTGGAGACCGCCGGGCTGGGGGGCCGGGAATGCGGCgctgggaggggtggaggggctcTGCAGCTCCCTGTGTGTcagacccccccctcctcccccaaactTGTGCTCCTGGCAGTGGGCAGCCCCAGACTTCAGGGACAGGGGTTACCCCTGGACGTGCATTACGGGCCCCGCCTACCCTATATGA